The stretch of DNA GACCAGCATAGCTGAGAGCGCGTTCGACGTCATCAAACTTTAGACCCCTGGCAAGACGTAGAGAAACAAATAGCCATGAGGGCAAGTGGCTGGAAGCTAAGAGTTTGAGGTttaatacgcactcagatggattAAAGAAACTCTTTTGGTGCCTACATTatttaattgaccaatcatagaaaggtaaaaaacaaaaagaaatttgttggattgagcatgttcgtcgttgtagtgtaggactatagatctggagggagcgagttcgagtaccggtCAGTGCATAGTATAgtcctttgttcccttactacttGTATTGTTGAGACTGAATtaataagtgtatgaatacagaaattgATAAGATGACACCaaagattaagaagatgtgttgagatgcgtaagacagagcttgaggaggGACGGTATATGCACAGTAGGGTTGCGTACTgtaaaaccagggaatcactaGTAGTCAAGCAACGACgactgctacggcaacgacaacgtcacaaagAATTAATagtattggttaaaaaagaaacCCCACTGTGCAATAATATCCCtgctcaagctctgtcttacgcatctcaacacatcttcttaatctttggtatcatcttatcggtttttAGCTTTTCACTATTTGCCAGCCAGCCTAGTAATAGCTTGAACTGtttgctgtaaataaataaaacttgaaaacttgaaacttgcttTCGATGTTGTTTTTTGTGCTGGAGAACGAAATGAACTGAAATCCGTGCCGCAAGTGCTGCATGattataattctttttttaaccaatactATTCATTctttgtgacgttgtcgttgccgtagcagtcgtcgttgcttaaggtgattccctggttttgcattacgCAACCCTACTGTGCATATACCATCCCTCCTCAAACTcggtcttacgcatctcaacacatcttcttaatctttggtatcatcttatcggtttctgtattcatacacttattaattcagtctcaacattacaacatagtaagggaacaaagaactgtactatgcactgaccggtactcgaactcgctccctccagatctatagtcctgcatattaaccactacactacaacgacgaacatgcttaatccaacacagttcttttcatttttttacattctgtgattggtcaattaatatTTATGAAtaacaaccaaaactaatcctaacctgaccctaattttctctaggcttaagtTAGGCtccaaaagagttttttttaatccaTCTCTGTTCGGATTTAACCCCAAAGTATTATCTTCCAGCCACTTGAGCTCATGGCTATTTATTTCTCTAAGTCTTGCCAGGGGTCTAAAGTGTGATGATGTCGAACGCGCTCTCAGCTTTGCGGGTCCATTTCTTGGGcgcatgtttttgttcgcgtcATGCAGCTCTCCAAACCATGTGACACTGTGACACAAATACACATGtacatcaactttatttatctcgAAATTTCAGTGTAGGCTTAGAAAGTTAGTATTTTATCGCAAACGTGACTAGCCAGCCAAAAAATATAAACTAAAAGAGGGCAAACAATTCCTTACAAACTTCAATATATTTGAATGGATGAATCTTTAGCATGCATACCTCAGTCCACAGATCTTCACGCTTAAATTAACTTGAATAAAGTGTTtccaattaaaaacaaagagagaactCGGACGAAAGTATTTAAAACGCTCAGTTTTTTTATACTTTGTAAACACATATTCCTCAGTTAACTGAGTGAATACTCCCGACTTTCAAGTCGTATACAGGAAAAACCTAAACTGGCTCCGAGCGAGATCTGCAGcgcaataataaaaacagagtaTTTTGAACTGTGGCATTTTAAATGcatataacaatggatttataaGAGAGTTTGCGTAAAAAAAGATGTCTAAGGAATAATAGAGCCTCGAGTGATACATTATTGTTCCAAATCTCATATGATGGTCATATGGAGGAAAAACCTAAACTGGCTCCGAGCGAGATCTACAacacaataataaaaacagagctcttttgaactctggtatttttaatgtatataacaatggatttataaCAGAGTTTGCGTAAAATAAGCAATCTAAGGATAGTGCTAAATGCGGCCATGTTTCATGAGAAATGGTTTCAACCATTTCGCCTGAAGTAACCTGTAAAAGAAAccagaaaattgtaaatggcATCATTAGTATTAACAGTACAATTGTTACAATGAACAATGtcttggtcagttttctttctcttccGATTGTCCCATGATGCTAAGGATGCGTTCCACAGTAAACTTTAATAGCGATGGAGGTGTAACAAACAACCATGTCAAAAAGGCAACAAAATAGGAACGAGTAGTATATTTatagatgtaagttaaataatGTACATCCGATTTTACGAGTTTATAAGGCCAAGATTAAAGCTGTATACCAAGTGGAGAAAGAGATAGCAAGTAGgcggaacaaactaactaaacataCCAAGAAATGAGAAAAGCTTTTAGCATATGCATATGTAGGCTTGTAGTGTGGGTGTTCTCCATGTGTCCCTCTTATGACTTTTTATTAATATtctttgataataatgatgatcatgataattattagtgttagttgttttttttactattgttgttCAATTTATTGTAAGAGTATTAATGAAGTAGTGTTATCTACTGAGTTGTAATTAGTagtctcttttgttttgatattgCAATTAATAGTGTGATTTGTATTTTCGTAATTTATGATCGTTGTATGTATTGTTTAGGtgtaacaaaacaataaaaagttttaaattacaaaaaaaaataacataaccTTAAATAGACTTATAGCAGGTTACATCTCGTTTCTCCTACCAAAATACAATAATTTCAAAAATCAAGATCTTTTCCACGGAagccaataattatttctttcaaagataaagtaatgtcttcttttatgttttcaaaCCACAATAATTTAAAGTCTATCcagaaaacttgtgaaaaggggcaaagataaaataaatgtttCAATTCTTCTCTAGAACGGCAACAAAAAGAGCAAACATCTGAATCTACTTTTCCCAATTTCTTAAGTAGAATATTCGTGCAAGTTATATTattaagaattttaaattgaaaatccCTTAGAAATGTTTCCATACAGACTTCATTAGGTAGAAGGTAGATCTCCGATGCTGCAACCTTTTTGCAGTATACTTACAACTGTTTGGAAAAGATCTGTCGCACCAGACATTTGTCTGATGCGAGTTCCTAATAACCTGCCACCCTTTGTGATGCCAAGTGACCTTTTACAAGCATTGACATTTCAAGCATATGACATTCTTTACCAGCGTCTCACTGCTGTACAGGAGTGTGCTGACAGTATACGTGTAGGATTTCTACACTGCCATCTTGGTTGCGACCGTTATCTTTGGATTCTATCAGGCGTTgtatgtaaattaatgtaaattaaagaaacacTTCAGAAGATTGCCGCCCTCGCACACGATATTTGCACTGAACCTTTCAAATGTTAGACTCCTCTGTATCGTAAACCGAAACAAAATCAACGGAATACATCACAGCAAAATTAGGAGTTACACCGAAAAGTTCCCAAAATCCGCGCTATAACTCACGTCGCTCGTTTGGCTGCACTTTGTTCGGACTTAATGTACcaatcaaattgaagcttcaacatccccccccccctcctggcATACCCCGGGTATTTGACGCCTTTTTCCTGCCCGGGGGAAGGGAATTTGATCTTCTTAGTCttcccgggggcggggcatttgatcaccactCATAGGAGGGGATGGAGAATTTGATCGCTAGACTCGAATCCATGTTACGTTTCCACGTGGGTTCATAAATCATGGCGGAGACAAACTTTGatgaattcaaaggaaaagattACGAATTTTAGCGGTTTGGTTGAAAACCAAAGGTCTACACAAGCTTTGATCCGTATTTTCTTCACTGTCCAACTACAGCAGGGTGATACAAAAAACACCTGGATATTTCTCAACTTTGTAAACACAGCTATCAAGTGGTTTTAACCCCGTCTTTTACATTTAAGCGCCTTTAGCTTTTTAAATATGTTACAAGTACACCTTCTAGGCATTCAATATAACCAATAGAATAATGAAATAGTAACAAACTAAAAGagcagtagtttgcttttggaGAACACAGCTGTTGTCACTGTCCACGGCATTCTCGCGGTGTGCTCCTTTGCTAATACGAGTGGACCTGTGAACTTGGCGCATCGACGAGAAAATGTCTCTTGCGTTCATTTTCAACACACACAGCAAAGTGACGCCTTTAGTGTTCCATTGCTCGGTAACACATGCTAACTGCAATGAGTATCAATCCCGTCGAAAGAAGAAAAGTCGAAGAATATTTCAACGAATTAGGTTGCGGCATTACAAGTCCGCACTTCGGAAAGTGAACGTCGGATAATCGATATTGATCGTCGCCATGTCGATTTGAATTcaactgagtgagtgacaaattgacATATCTTGAAAAAACCGATTACACCTGAGTGAgagacaaatttgcatattctgacccctaACGATAGTCGTTTATACGCTTGGCGTATTCACGACTAAAAATGactttgaaacagaaattgattttatcaaacgaatTGATAAAgatcgaataaccaccgtgaaagatttggaaagctgacgtttcgagtgttagcccttcgtcggagcgaatagagcAATTggggttgttgtaggtttatatgtgtgcggaggagctttgctattggtagaaataggatgacgtgaatttgtgaatagtttaatggaatgagaggcatTCATTGTTcccgtgtggatagagtgtgcccagttgaaaaataaatttttgttcgagatttttacggctttctgtgtttccgtggtgtgaggataggccgcaaatagtcatgttgtggtgggagtgattaggaagattaaaatggcgtgcaactggttttgaggcatctgtgtcgttttttgctacatctcgtaggtgttcgcgaaagcggtccgccaatcttctccctgtttcgcctatgtagatctttttgcatagtgtgcaggttatgcagtagatgacgtttgcggagatgcatgtaaagtggtcagtgattttagcagatcgattaggtcctgggacaagttttgcatcgtgtgcgtgtacatttgaaagttcctggttggttgtcttgacttgaaagcgctcctaactagaaagttgcctatgcttttgtcgcgtttgaatgaaatacgTGTtagtagagaaaagatgtgtttagtTTCCGGATaattgcggagaattttgaagtttttgagaatattaattacatttttgactgcaaggttttgtggctggtaggtgagggtgaatggaattctgttggtttcttcgttctgtgacTTTGATGATTGTAGTGCGGTatctcgatcgatttcttgggcacgatgtttgcctaTGGTGACAGCGGAACATTTCCTCATAGTTGTTGTTAAAATCGGAGTCGTTACTACAAAGGCGCTtgagtctaagaaattgagagaatggaatggcattttttacttgttgtGACGAATGTAATAAATAGTTATGAGAGTCCGTAGGCTTGTAGTGCACGCTGGTAGATAAACTGTTGCCATTGATTGAAAGTTACGAGAGTCATCCTCCAGCGCTGAGGCGAGACGAGTTATTTGTTGTTCCTTTGGTTTGGCGCATTCGTTTTTACCTTTATGCCTATAAGGAGTTgtgtaaattgtttttttttttatatgcaGGCGTAGGAGTTACCACTTTGCGCAATCTAATAGACAAGAGTTTTTTCAACACATTTGACCTGCTTTTACAATATTTTCCAGCTTGGatgttttgactttgtaaacaGTCCCGATTAGTACAAAGTGAGTGGGATTGTAGAGTACCTTTTCTCCGAGCAAATCTGAACAGGCCCATGTATGCTGTAGGGGGAGCAACTGACAACAACAGAGCAACTCCTTGTGACTCCAAGCAAAGATGAATAGGTCCGTGTAGTAGTACATGTTCAAACTTGCCCCTAATATACGCATACCCTTCACCTTCTCATCTCGTGTATAGACGTGACTTGCATCTAATCAACCAAAACCCTTTATTTATGCGACATGGGATGCACGTATTGTCACACGTGTTAGGGTTACGCTGTGTTGCCCAATGCCCCAACTtgccctaatttatgcacgccttGCGCCAGTTgctagggtttagggttagggattACGGTTGTGGAGCTTCAGGGCTCAACAGTTCCACCCGCTGCAGAACCCCACTTGGTATATTACTGCTGAAGGGAAGCTTTGTGTTGGACCGTTTATGGTCCCATTGGCAAGCCTATTGATGACAGTGTCTATGTTGCaagtaaaatccgttctcaggttaaatcccttttttaacctaggttaaattcgtgatccgCATTTTAGCTTGGTTGAATTATCCACTCAACCTATCTTAAACCTCCTCCAAAAAGGAGACTTATACCTTCCCTCCTCAAGCTCTGTTTTAcacatctcaacacatcttcttaatctttgttatcatcttatcggtttctgtattcgtatACTTATTAATTGAGTCTTAACAGTAGAACATACTAAGGGAACAAAGAAGTGTACTTTGCACTTACCGGTTCTCGAACTCGCACCCTGTAGGCTTAACTTAGGCTCCAAAAGAGTTTCTTTaatccatctgagtgcgtattcaatcTCAAGCTCTTAGCTTCCAGGAGCTTGCCCTCATAGCTATTTttagcccagtggttagagcgcttgccttgagatccggagatcccgggttcacgACCCGCTCtgatcactcgttgaattttatcctggtagtccctggttaaaCTTCCCAGcagcacttgtaaataaccaactggtttgcctccagccagttgggattcttaacagttgtttttgtgctgttctgttctgtcgtttcgttgtgttttattggccctgaaaagcccctatggggagtggtcaattaagtatgtattgtattattgtttcTCTAAGTTTTGCCAGGGGTCTTCAGTTTGAGGACGTCAAACGCGCGCTCAGCTATTTTGCGAGTCCATTTCTCGCACGCCTGTTTTTGTTCGCGTCATGGAGCTCTCCAATCTATGTGACACTGtgacacaaataaatacatataTCAACTTTATCTATGTCAAAATTCAGTGTAGAAAGTAGTATAGAAAGTTAGTACTTTATCGCAAACGTGACTATCGAGCCAAAAACATAAGCTAAAAAGGAGCAAACAATTCCTTACAaactttaatatattttaatagATCAATCTTAGCATTCATGCATTTTTACAGATATTCCTTTATATTAACTTGAATAAATTGTTTCCAgttaaaaacaaagagagaagtcGCACGGAAAATTAACCCCCTTAGTTTTTATATACTTGGTAAACACATATTCATCAGTTAACTGAGTGAAATCTCACAACTTTCAAGTCATTAAGAGGAAAATCCTGAACTGGCTCCGAGCGATATCTACAacgcaataataaaaacagagctcttttgaactctggcatttttaatgcatataacaatggatttataaCAGAGTTTGCGTAAAATAAGCAACCTAAGGAATAGAATAAACGCAGCCATGTTTCATAAGAAATGGTTTGAAACATTTCGCCTGAAGTAACAGAAttatgaaaacagaaaaatgtaAATGGCATCACTAGTATTAACGATACAGTTGTTACAATGAACAATGTCTTGgttagttttctttctcttcttatTTTACCATAATGCTGAGGATGCGTTCCACAGTAAACTTTAATAGCGATGGACGTGTAAGAAACAACGATGATCAAAAGGCAACAAAATAGCAACACGAAGTATAATGCTTGCCCTTGAAAAATAGTAGTGATATCTGAGCGGCCCAGGAAAAATGGTGAAAAAACGATAGCTGTAGACAGGGCAGCTGTAAACCAAACACCCGCAACAGCTGCTCCAAATATCTTCTTTTTGATGAGGCGATGCTTGAATGGACGAAAAGTTGCATGCATCCTCTCCAAAGAAATAGCAGCAAGGTTTGCTACAGAGGCTAGTGGAAAGAAATACcacaaactgaaaataactATGGAGATCTCAAAGCTCCTGTTAATGTTAATCTTCCAAAATTTACAATCGTTACCCAGGAACAAAATCTCAAAGATCAAGTTGTATGTAACAAACATGTCTGCAACCGCCAGGCTGATCACCAGGTACATGCTACGCTTGCGAAGGATTCGCTCTTTCAGGTAAATAATGATTGTAAGAGCATTCATGGTCACAATAGCAACAGTTTCGATGGTAAATACTGTCAGCCAGGCGATGCACTTTTGGTGATGAGAATCATTGGTCATCTAcgtgaagaaagaaaacgacGATTAGAACATTAGGATagtttgtgattggctaagagaaatgcggTTGTTAGgtaacgcaatacaaaaaagaggaaagaggTAATTCGGTAAGAAAATCGAAGGTAACAAACTAAGCATTCTGGTTGGCCAAAAATCacagataaccaatcaaatgtgagTCCCCTGCACAATTATCtaacttttcttttatttaatatCAATAAGtagccacaatttttttttcgtacaaTTTGAAAAATTGAACTGATAAATTTAAGACCTCTGGGCTCGTGCAATTTAGTTGGCTTTTAGAAGccttacaatattttttttgtccCAATTTGCACGAAAACATCGTGATTATTCATATACACGCAATCTCGCTTTAAAGCAATGAACGAATGCACTTCGTATTAGTAACATTCCGtgctaaaatgtattttatcatGATCGTTTGATAAAGCAGCTGAAAATGAAGTGACACAGAATAGAACCAATAAACGCCGCCTCTAAGTGGCGCATTGACATCGAGCACAAAAGCCCGAGTTGATGAGTCTGAATATTGATCCACAACCGGATGCCATCTTTGAGAAGACAATGTTGGGGAAACAGCCTATGTTTCAACCCCATGCACACATTTCTGGGTTGTTTCCCGAGTTAGTTTCCCGACTTAgtttggtgatcctcattttccCCAGTTTAAATAATGCCTTAGAGTacgaaaataaagaacaaaacGAGAttacaaagaagaagaaaagcgAAGGAGATGACAGCGACTGGGGAAAACAGACAAACTGTTACAACTTTGCACGAATATAGTCATCctgtttttcttagttttattgTCACTTCAAGTtagtttaaattttgtttacCGTTTGTTCAAAAACAAGAAGGTAAATGAAGTAATATACCAGACTTTTGTTcccgtttttaacaaaaaccagcCAATATGATAACAGGAAACCGGTTGCTGCAAAACTTATTAATtcgtaactgttgaaaagaaTTTCAAGGCAGGGCAAATAAAGTACAATGCTTGCTTTTAAGACGCTAAATTACTAACCTTTCAGCTTTCGTCTTGGGCAATTTGTCATCAACCTTGTCTTACACTCCAAAGTGCAAGCTAcgacacctttttatttttcaatgaaattcattgTGAACGTCATT from Montipora capricornis isolate CH-2021 chromosome 9, ASM3666992v2, whole genome shotgun sequence encodes:
- the LOC138015827 gene encoding substance-K receptor-like isoform X2 codes for the protein MTNDSHHQKCIAWLTVFTIETVAIVTMNALTIIIYLKERILRKRSMYLVISLAVADMFVTYNLIFEILFLGNDCKFWKININRSFEISIVIFSLWYFFPLASVANLAAISLERMHATFRPFKHRLIKKKIFGAAVAGVWFTAALSTAIVFSPFFLGRSDITTIFQGQALYFVLLFCCLLIIVVSYTSIAIKVYCGTHPQHYGKIRRERKLTKTLFIVTTVSLILVMPFTFFCFHNSVTSGEMFQTISYETWLRLFYSLGCLFYANSVINPLLYALKMPEFKRALFLLLRCRYRSEPVQDFPLNDLKVVRFHSVN
- the LOC138015827 gene encoding substance-K receptor-like isoform X1; amino-acid sequence: MVASSRFATMTNDSHHQKCIAWLTVFTIETVAIVTMNALTIIIYLKERILRKRSMYLVISLAVADMFVTYNLIFEILFLGNDCKFWKININRSFEISIVIFSLWYFFPLASVANLAAISLERMHATFRPFKHRLIKKKIFGAAVAGVWFTAALSTAIVFSPFFLGRSDITTIFQGQALYFVLLFCCLLIIVVSYTSIAIKVYCGTHPQHYGKIRRERKLTKTLFIVTTVSLILVMPFTFFCFHNSVTSGEMFQTISYETWLRLFYSLGCLFYANSVINPLLYALKMPEFKRALFLLLRCRYRSEPVQDFPLNDLKVVRFHSVN